The following proteins are encoded in a genomic region of Heptranchias perlo isolate sHepPer1 chromosome 6, sHepPer1.hap1, whole genome shotgun sequence:
- the rhogb gene encoding ras homolog family member Gb, with the protein MVTIKVMLLGNELVGKTSLIVCLTTRSFPRDSLPTVFDTFSTQMTVDERMVILNLWDTAPQEEHRLSIRQFYYPQTDVFVVCFSISDPGSFQDVWNDWHPEVKGHRPNVPVLLVGTKKDLRHDPATVLSLLERESAPVSYQQGASLARRIKAAKYLECSALRREGVGEVFEEAVRAVLRRNHGKRVRACVLT; encoded by the coding sequence atggTGACCATCAAGGTGATGTTGCTCGGCAACGAGCTTGTCGGAAAGACCTCGCTGATCGTCTGCTTGACCACCCGCTCCTTCCCCAGGGACAGCCTGCCCACCGTCTTCGACACCTTCAGCACTCAGATGACGGTGGACGAGCGGATGGTCATCCTGAACCTCTGGGACACAGCACCTCAGGAGGAGCACCGCCTCTCCATCCGCCAGTTCTACTACCCCCAGACGGACGTCTTCGTCGTCTGCTTCTCCATCAGCGACCCGGGCTCCTTCCAGGACGTCTGGAACGACTGGCACCCCGAGGTCAAAGGCCACCGGCCCAACGTCCCGGTTCTCCTGGTGGGCACCAAGAAGGATCTGCGGCACGACCCGGCCACCGTCCTCAGCCTGTTGGAGCGCGAGTCGGCGCCGGTCAGCTACCAGCAAGGGGCCAGCCTGGCCCGCAGGATCAAGGCCGCCAAGTACCTGGAGTGTTCGGCGCTGCGAAGGGAGGGGGTGGGCGAGGTGTTTGAGGAGGCCGTGCGCGCCGTCCTGAGAAGGAACCACGGCAAACGAGTCAGGGCCTGCGTGCTGACGTGA